In Dama dama isolate Ldn47 chromosome X, ASM3311817v1, whole genome shotgun sequence, one genomic interval encodes:
- the MED12 gene encoding mediator of RNA polymerase II transcription subunit 12 isoform X7, with amino-acid sequence MAAFGILSYEHRPLKRPRLGPPDVYPQDPKQKEDELTALNVKQGFNNQPAVSGDEHGTAKNVNFNPAKISSNFSSIIAEKLRCNTLSDTGRRKPQVNQKDNFWLVTARSQSAINTWFTDLAGTKPLTQLAKKVPIFSKKEEVFGYLAKYTVPVMRAAWLIKMTCAYYAAISETKVKKRHVDPFTEWTQIITKCLWEQLQKMAEYYRPGPAGSGGCGSTIGPLPHDVEMAIRQWDYNEKLAMFMFQDGMLDRHEFLTWVLECFEKIRPGEDELLKLLLPLLLRYSGEFVQSAYLSRRLAYFCTRRLALQLDGVSSHSSHVMSTQSTSTLPTTPAPQPPTSSTPSTPFSDLLMCPQHRPLVFGLSCILQTILLCCPSALVWHYSLTDSRIKTGSPLDHLPIAPSNLPMPEGNSAFTQQVRAKLREIEQQIKERGQAVEVRWSFDKCQEATAGFTIGRVLHTLEVLDSHSFERSDFSNSLDSLCNRIFGLGPSKDGHEISSDDDAVVSLLCEWAVSCKRSGRHRAMVVAKLLEKRQAEIEAERCGESEAADEKGSIASGSLSAPSAPIFQDVLLQFLDTQAPMLTDPRSESERVEFFNLVLLFCELIRHDVFSHNMYTCTLISRGDLAFGAPGPRPPSPFDDPADDPERKEAEGSSSSKLEDPGLSESMDIDPSSSVLFEDMEKPDFSLFSPTMPCEGKGSPSPEKPDVEKEVKPPPKEKLEGTLGVLYDQPRHVQYATHFPIPQEESCSHECNQRLVVLFGVGKQRDDARHAIKKITKDILKVLNRKGTAETDQLAPIVPLNPGDLTFLGGEDGQKRRRNRPEAFPTAEDIFAKFQHLSHYDQHQVTAQVSRNVLEQITSFALGMSYHLPLVQHVQFIFDLMEYSLSISGLIDFAIQLLNELSVVEAELLLKSSDLVGSYTTSLCLCIVAVLRHYHACLILNQDQMAQVFEGLCGVVKHGMNRSDGSSAERCILAYLYDLYTSCSHLKSKFGELFSDFCSKVKNTIYCNVEPSESNMRWAPEFMIDTLENPAAHTFTYTGLGKSLSENPANRYSFVCNALMHVCVGHHDSDRVNDIAILCAELTGYCKSLSAEWLGVLKALCCSSNNGTCGFNDLLCNVDVSDLSFHDSLATFVAILIARQCLLLEDLIRCAAIPSLLNAACSEQDSEPGARLTCRILLHLFKTPQLNPCQSDGNKPTVGIRSSCDRHLLAASQNRIVDGAVFAVLKAVFVLGDAELKGSGFTVTGGTEELPEEEGGGGSGGRRQGGRNISVETASLDVYAKYVLRSICQQEWVGERCLKSLCEDSNDLQDPVLSSAQAQRLMQLICYPHRLLDNEDGENPQRQRIKRILQNLDQWTMRQSSLELQLMIKQTPNNEMNSLLENIAKATIEVFQQSAETGSSSGNAASNMPSSSKTKPVLSSLERSGVWLVAPLIAKLPTSVQGHVLKAAGEELEKGQHLDSSSHKERDRQKQKSMSLLSQQPFLSLVLTCLKGQDEQREGLLTSLYSQVHQIVNNWRDDQYLDDCKPKQLMHEALKLRLNLVGGMFDTVQRSTQQTTEWAVLLLDIIISGTVDMQSNNELFTTVLDMLSVLINGTLAADMSSISQGSMEENKRAYMNLVKKLRKELAERQSDSLEKVYQLLPLPKPTRDVITCEPQGSLIDTKGNKIAGFDSIFKKEGLQVSTKQKLSPWDLFEGLKPSAPLSWGWFGTVRVDRRVARGEEQQRLLLYHTHLRPRPRAYYLEPLPLPPEDEEPPAPTLLEPEKKAPEPPKTDKPGAAPPSTEERKKKSTKGKKRSQPAAKTEDYGMGPGRSGPYGVTVPPDLLHHANPGSISHLSYRQSSIGLYTQNQPLPAGGPRVDPYRPMRLPMQKLPTRPPYPGVLPTTMTGVMGLEPGSYKTSVYRQQQPTAPQGQRLRQQLQAKISQGMLGQSSVHQMTPSSSYGLQTSQGYTPYVSHVGLQQHTGPADPTRHLQQRPSGYVHQQAPTYGHGLTSTQRFSHQTLQQTPMIGTMTPLGPQGVQAGIRSASILPEQQQQQQQQQQQQQQQQQQQQQQQQQQQQQQYHIRQQQQQQQQILRQQQQQQQQQQQQQQQQQQQQQQTHQQQQQQAAPPQPQPQSQPQFQRQGLQQTQQQQQTAALVRQLQQQLSNTQPQPSTNIFGRY; translated from the exons ATGGCGGCCTTCGGGATCTTGAGCTACGAACACCGGCCCCTGAAGCGGCCGCGGCTGGGGCCTCCTGATGTGTACCCTCAAGATCCCAAACAGAAGGAG GATGAATTAACCGCCTTGAATGTAAAACAAGGTTTCAATAACCAGCCCGCTGTCTCTGGGGATGAACATGGCACCGCCAAGAATGTCAACTTTAATCCTGCCAAG ATCAGTTCCAACTTCAGCAGCATCATTGCAGAGAAGTTACGTTGTAACACCCTCTCTGACACTGGTCGAAGGAAGCCCCAAGTGAACCAGAAGGACAACTTCTGGCTGGTGACTGCACGATCCCAGAGTGCCATTAACACTTGGTTTACTGATCTGGCTGGCACCAAGCCACTCACACAACTAGCCAAAAAG GTCCCCATTTTCAGTAAGAAGGAAGAAGTGTTTGGGTACTTAGCCAAATACACAGTGCCTGTGATGCGGGCCGCCTGGCTCATTAAGATGACCTGTGCCTACTATGCAGCAATCTCAGAGACCAAGGTTAAGAAGAGACATGTTGACCCCTTCACAG AATGGACTCAGATCATCACCAAGTGCTTATGggagcagcttcaaaagatggctgAATACTACCGGCCAGGACCTGCTGGAAGTGGGGGCTGTGGCTCCACTATAGGGCCCTTGCCCCATGATGTTGAGATGGCAATCCGGCAGTGGGACTACAATGAGAAGCTCGCCATGTTCATGTTTCAG GACGGAATGCTGGACAGACATGAGTTCCTGACCTGGGTACTTGAGTGTTTTGAGAAAATCCGCCCTGGAGAGGATGAATTGCTTAAACTGCTGCTGCCTTTGCTGCTTCGA TACTCTGGAGAGTTTGTTCAGTCTGCGTACCTCTCCCGCCGCCTTGCCTACTTCTGTACACGGAGACTGGCCCTGCAGCTGGATGGTGTGAGCAGTCACTCATCTCATGTGATGTCCACTCAGTCGACAAGCACACTGCCTACCACCCCTGCTCCTCAGCCCCCAACTAGCAGCACACCCTCTACACCCTTTAGTGACCTGCTTATGTGCCCTCAGCACCGGCCCCTAGTTTTTGGCCTCAGCTGTATCCTTCAG ACCATCCTCCTGTGTTGTCCTAGTGCCCTGGTTTGGCACTATTCACTGACTGATAGTCGAATCAAGACTGGCTCACCACTTGACCACCTGCCTATTGCGCCCTCCAACCTACCCATGCCAGAGGGTAACAGTGCCTTCACTCAACAG GTCCGTGCAAAGTTGCGGGAGATCGAGCAACAGATCAAGGAGCGAGGACAGGCCGTTGAGGTTCGCTGGTCTTTTGATAAGTGCCAGGAAGCTACTGCAG GCTTCACCATTGGACGAGTACTCCATACTTTGGAAGTGTTGGACAGCCATAGTTTTGAACGCTCTGACTTCAGCAACTCTCTCGATTCCCTCTGTAATCGAATCTTTGGATTGGGTCCTAGCAAGGATGGGCACGAG ATCTCCTCAGATGATGATGCGGTGGTATCATTACTGTGTGAATGGGCTGTCAGCTGCAAGCGTTCTGGTCGGCATCGAGCGATGGTGGTAGCCAAgctgctggagaagagacaggcagAGATTGAGGCTGAG CGTTGTGGAGAATCGGAAGCTGCAGATGAGAAGGGTTCCATTGCCTCTGGCTCCCTTTCTGCTCCCAGTGCTCCCATTTTCCAAGATGTCCTCTTACAGTTTCTGGATACACAGGCTCCCATGCTGA cGGACCCCCGAAGTGAGAGTGAGCGAGTGGAATTCTTTAACTTGGTACTGCTGTTCTGTGAACTGATTCGACATGATGTTTTCTCCCACAACATGTACACTTGCACCCTCATCTCCCGAGGGGACCTTGCCTTCGGAGCCCCTGGTCCCCGGCCTCCCTCTCCCTTTGATGACCCAGCTGATGACCCAGAGCGCAAGGAGGCtgagggcagcagcagcagcaagctggAG GATCCAGGGCTCTCAGAGTCTATGGACATTGACCCTAGCTCCAGTGTGCTCTTTGAGGACATGGAGAAGCCTGATTTCTCA TTGTTCTCCCCCACTATGCCCTGTGAGGGGAAGGGCAGTCCATCCCCTGAGAAACCAGATGTTGAGAAGGAGGTGAAGCCCCCACCCAAGGAGAAGCTAGAAGGAACCCTTGGGGTTCTTTATGACCAGCCGCGGCATGTGCAGTATGCCACACACTTTCCCATCCCCCAG GAGGAGTCATGCAGCCATGAGTGCAACCAGCGGTTGGTCGTACTGTTTGGGGTGGGAAAGCAGCGAGATGATGCCCGCCATGCCATCAAGAAAATTACCAAGGATATCCTGAAGGTTCTGAACCGCAAGGGGACAGCAGAAACTG ACCAGCTTGCTCCTATTGTGCCTCTGAATCCTGGAGACCTGACATTCTTAG GTGGGGAGGATGGACAGAAGCGGCGACGAAACCGACCTGAAGCTTTTCCCACTGCCGAGGATATCTTTGCTAAGTTCCAGCACCTTTCACATTATGACCAACACCAGGTCACGGCTCAG GTCTCCCGGAATGTTCTGGAGCAGATCACGAGCTTTGCCCTTGGCATGTCGTACCACTTGCCTCTGGTGCAGCATGTGCAGTTTATCTTCGACCTCATGGAATATTCACTCAGCATCAGTGGCCTCATCGACTTTGCCATTCAG CTGCTGAATGAACTGAGTGTAGTCGAAGCCGAACTACTTCTCAAATCCTCAGATCTGGTGGGCAGCTACACCACTAGCCTGTGCCTGTGCATCGTGGCTGTCCTGCGCCACTATCACGCCTGCCTCATCCTCAACCAGGACCAGATGGCACAGGTCTTTGAGGG GCTGTGTGGCGTAGTCAAGCATGGGATGAACCGGTCTGATGGTTCCTCTGCAGAACGCTGTATCCTTGCATATCTCTATGATCTGTACACCTCCTGTAGCCATTTAAAGAGCAAATTTGGGGAACTCTTCAG TGACTTCTGCTCCAAGGTGAAGAACACCATCTACTGCAATGTGGAGCCATCAGAGTCCAACATGCGCTGGGCACCCGAGTTCATGATCGACACTTTAGAGAACCCCGCCGCTCACACCTTCACCTACACGGGGCTAGGCAAGAGTCTTAGTGAGAACCCTGCTAACCGCTACAGCTTTGTCTGCAATGCCCTTATGCACGTCTGTGTGGGGCACCATGATTCGGATAG GGTGAATGACATCGCCATCCTGTGTGCAGAGCTGACCGGCTATTGCAAGTCACTGAGTGCAGAGTGGCTGGGAGTGCTTAAGGCCTTGTGCTGCTCCTCTAACAATGGCACTTGTGGTTTCAACGACCTCCTCTGCAATGTAGAT GTCAGTGACCTGTCTTTTCACGACTCCCTGGCCACTTTTGTTGCCATCCTCATAGCTCGGCAGTGTTTGCTCCTGGAGGATCTGATTCGCTGTGCGGCCATCCCTTCACTCCTTAATGCTG CTTGCAGTGAACAGGACTCTGAGCCAGGGGCCCGGCTTACCTGCCGCATCCTCCTCCACCTTTTCAAGACACCTCAACTCAATCCTTGCCAATCGGATGGAA ACAAGCCTACTGTAGGAATCCGCTCCTCCTGTGACCGCCACCTGCTGGCTGCCTCCCAGAACCGCATCGTGGATGGAGCTGTGTTTGCTGTTCTCAAGGCTGTGTTTGTACTTG GGGATGCGGAACTGAAGGGTTCGGGCTTCACTGTGACAGGAGGAACAGAAGAACttccagaggaggagggaggaggtggcagTGGTGGTCGGAGGCAGGGTGGCCGCAACATCTCTGTGGAGACAGCCAGTCTGGATGTCTATGCCAAGTACGTGCTACGCAGCATCTGCCAGCAG GAATGGGTAGGAGAACGTTGCCTTAAATCACTGTGTGAGGACAGCAATGACCTGCAAGACCCAGTGTTGAGCAGTGCCCAGGCCCAGCGCCTCATGCAGCTTATCTGCTACCCACATCGGCTGCTGGACAACGAGGATGGGGAAAACCCGCAGCGGCAACGCATTAAGCGTATTCTCCAG AACTTGGACCAGTGGACCATGCGCCAGTCTTCGTTGGAACTGCAGCTTATGATCAAGCAGACCCCTAACAAT GAGATGAACTCCCTCTTAGAGAACATCGCCAAGGCCACAATCGAGGTTTTCCAGCAGTCTGCAGAGACAGGGTCATCTTCTGGAAATGCTGCAAGCAACATGCCCAGCAGCAGCAAGACCAAGCCTGTGCTCAG CTCCCTAGAACGCTCCGGTGTATGGCTGGTGGCTCCTCTCATTGCCAAACTGCCCACCTCAGTCCAGGGGCATGTGTTAAAGGCTGCTGGGGAAGAGTTAGAGAAGGGCCAGCACCTGGACTCCTCTTCCCACAAAGAACGTGATCGACAAAAGCAAAAGAG CATGTCCCTGTTGAGCCAGCAGCCCTTCTTATCCCTGGTGCTGACATGTCTGAAGGGCCAGGATGAGCAGCGTGAAGGACTCCTTACCTCCCTCTACAGCCAGGTCCACCAG ATTGTGAATAATTGGAGAGATGACCAGTATTTAGACGATTGCAAACCAAAGCAGCTAATGCATGAGGCACTCAAACTGCGGCTCAACCTG GTGGGGGGCATGTTTGACACTGTGCAGCGCAGCACCCAGCAGACCACGGAGTGGGCTGTGCTCCTCCTGGATATCATCATCAGCGGCACTGTCGACATGCAGTCCAACAA CGAGCTCTTCACCACTGTCCTGGACATGCTAAGTGTGCTCATCAATGGGACCCTAGCTGCGGACATGTCCAGCATCTCCCAGGGCAGCATGGAGGAAAACAAACGTGCCTACATGAACCTGGTGAAGAAGCTGCGG AAAGAATTGGCGGAACGCCAGTCAGATAGTCTGGAAAAAGTTTACCAGCTGCTGCCACTGCCCAAGCCAACTCGAGATGTGATCACGTGTGAGCCGCAGGGCTCCCTTATCGACACCAAGGGCAACAAGATTGCTGGCTTCGACTCTATCTTCAAGAAGGAG GGTCTTCAGGTTTCCACCAAACAAAAGCTCTCTCCCTGGGATCTTTTTGAGGGCTTGAAGCCATCAGCGCCACTATCTTGGGGCTGGTTTGGAACAGTCCGGGTGGACCGGCGCGTGGCCCGTGGAGAGGAGCAGCAGCGGCTGCTGCTGTACCACACACACCTGAGGCCCCGGCCCCGCGCCTACTACCTGGAGCCACTGCCACTGCCTCCAGAAGATGAggaaccccctgcccccaccctgttAGAGCCTGAAAAAAAGGCTCCAGAGCCCCCCAAAACTGACAAACCTGGAGCTGCTCCACCCAGCACTGAGGAACGCAAGAAGAAGTCCACTAAGGGCAAGAAGCGCAGCCAGCCTGCCGCCAAGACGGAA GACTATGGAATGGGCCCAGGCCGAAGCGGCCCCTACGGAGTGACAGTGCCTCCAGACCTCCTGCACCATGCCAACCCTGGCTCCATCTCTCACCTTAGCTACAGGCAGAGCTCCATAGGCCTCTACACCCAGAACCAGCCACTGCCAGCAG GTGGCCCCCGCGTGGACCCATACCGCCCCATGCGGTTACCGATGCAGAAGCTGCCTACCCGCCCACCTTACCCTGGAGTGCTGCCCACGACCATGACTGGTGTCATGGGACTGGAACCTGGCTCCTACAAGACATCTGTGTACCGACAGCAGCAGCCTACAGCGCCCCAAGGACAGCGCCTTCGCCAACAGCTCCAGGCAAAGATA AGTCAGGGGATGTTGGGACAGTCATCTGTCCATCAGATGACTCCCAGTTCTTCGTACGGTTTGCAGACCTCCCAG GGCTATACTCCTTATGTTTCTCATGTGGGATTGCAGCAACACACAGGCCCTGCAG ATCCTACTCGCCACCTGCAACAGCGGCCCAGTGGCTATGTGCACCAGCAGGCCCCAACCTACGGACATGGGCTGACCTCCACTCAAAG GTTTTCCCACCAGACACTGCAGCAAACACCCATGATAGGCACCATGACCccactgggcccccagggtgTCCAGGCCGGCATCCGGTCGGCTTCCATCCtgcctgagcagcagcagcagcagcagcagcagcagcagcagcagcagcagcagcaacagcagcaacaacagcagcagcagcagcagcagcagcaacagtaccATAtccggcagcagcagcagcagcagcagcagatcctGCGG cagcagcagcagcagcaacagcagcagcagcaacagcagcagcagcagcaacagcagcagcaacagacacaccagcagcagcagcagcaggcggcACCGCCTCAGCCCCAACCCCAATCCCAGCcccag TTCCAGCGCCAGGGGCTTCAGCAGacacagcaacaacaacagacaGCAGCTTTGGTCCGGCAGCTCCAACAACAGCTCTCTA ACACCCAGCCACAGCCCAGTACCAACATATTTGGAcgctactga